The Magnolia sinica isolate HGM2019 chromosome 9, MsV1, whole genome shotgun sequence genome contains a region encoding:
- the LOC131256076 gene encoding aspartyl protease family protein At5g10770-like, translated as MATYSYFFLTLFLFSSLCNLSMVVGANRKVRPTPVPAMACSSKEYKKQGLKIVHRYGPCSPLDGEKATPIQILQQDQSRVSWLQSRLTRNSSRLDVQDTTVPAQPGNAFATGNYIVTVGFGTPKKDMTLEFDTGSDLTWIQCQPCDGGDGCYEQQEPIFNPADSSSYLKLSCNSAECSQLSLPTQCSSSSTCVYLTRYGDGSQSIGFFSRDTLTLSPSDIFPNFKFGCGQQNSGLFGKTAGLLGLGRDPVSLVSQTATKFGRVFSYCLPSSPSSPGYLTFGADAIKSGMKFTPLVTKSNHPSFYFLNLIGISVGGKALSIPESTFSTPGTIIDSGTVISRLPSSAYAALRSAFQQEMSNYRSANSPSSVLETCYELGGSEALSVPPIVMHFEGDVDVNVDYSGIIFKVSETVGCLAFAANGGDGGVAIIGNTQQLTFDVVYDVAGGRLGFGPGGCR; from the exons ATGGCCACCTATTCCTACTTCTTTCTTACCCTTTTCCTCTTCTCTTCCCTCTGCAACCTTTCAATGGTCGTTGGAGCCAACAGGAAGGTTCGACCAACGCCCGTCCCAGCTATGGCCTGTTCATCCAAAG AATATAAAAAGCAAGGGCTGAAAATAGTCCACAGGTATGGGCCATGCTCACCATTAGATGGAGAAAAGGCCACACCCATCCAAATCCTCCAACAAGACCAATCTCGAGTCAGCTGGCTCCAATCTCGACTCACTCGCAATTCCTCCCGACTCGATGTTCAAGACACCACCGTACCAGCTCAACCCGGCAATGCATTCGCTACCGGAAACTACATCGTGACCGTCGGATTCGGCACTCCAAAGAAGGATATGACCCTTGAATTTGACACCGGCAGCGATCTCACCTGGATCCAATGCCAGCCATGCGATGGTGGTGATGGTTGCTACGAGCAGCAAGAACCAATCTTCAACCCCGCTGACTCATCTTCCTATCTCAAGCTCTCCTGCAACTCGGCCGAGTGCTCTCAACTCAGTCTCCCAACACAATGCTCTTCCTCATCTACCTGCGTCTACCTCACTCGCTACGGTGACGGCTCCCAATCCATTGGCTTCTTCTCACGTGATACGCTGACGCTATCCCCCTCCGACATcttccccaacttcaaattcggCTGCGGCCAGCAGAACTCGGGCTTGTTCGGCAAGACTGCTGGGTTGCTCGGGCTCGGCCGTGACCCCGTTTCTTTAGTTTCTCAAACAGCAACCAAATTCGGTCGTGTTTTTTCTTACTGCCTTCCATCCTCTCCAAGCTCGCCCGGGTACCTGACTTTTGGTGCTGATGCCATCAAGTCCGGAATGAAATTCACGCCACTGGTGACGAAATCGAACCATCCGTCATTCTATTTCCTCAACCTGATTGGAATAAGCGTTGGAGGAAAAGCGCTGTCAATACCAGAATCGACGTTCTCAACACCTGGAACTATCATCGATTCTGGCACCGTCATCTCCCGCCTACCCTCATCAGCTTATGCTGCGCTGAGGTCGGCATTCCAGCAGGAGATGTCGAATTACAGGTCGGCTAATTCTCCATCGTCCGTACTCGAAACGTGTTATGAGTTGGGTGGGAGCGAAGCTTTGTCGGTTCCTCCGATAGTGATGCATTTTGAAggggatgtggatgtgaatgtggactactctgggattattttcaaAGTGAGTGAGACGGTAGGCTGCCTGGCATTTGCTGCGAATGGTGGTGACGGCGGCGTTGCCATCATAGGAAATACCCAGCAGCTGACATTCGATGTGGTTTATGATGTCGCTGGAGGGAGGTTGGGGTTCGGTCCTGGTGGTTGCCGTTGA